CGGCGGGCACGTTCATGATGTCGTCGGCGATGAGCGTCGCGAGCGCGACCCGCCCGGCGAGCACGAAACGGTCGCCCTCGCCGAAAGGACGATAGGCGGCGAAATCGGTGCTGAACGTCGCGAACGCCTTGCCCTTGAGGAAGTCGTAGGCCGGCGCCGCCATGGCCGTGGCGCGGAAACCGGAAGTCGGGTCGAGCCGGTTGTCGCGCGCATCCCAGTCGAGCTTGCCGGTCAGCGTCGCCAGCAGGTGATCCTCGGCGCCGGTCGTGCTCACCGTCTGCGAGCGCGACAATTCGAGCGCCGCCGAGCCCGAGAGAACGTCGGAGAAGATGTGCGTCAGCCCGACCTCGCCTTCCGCTGCGGTGACGCGATAGGCGTCGGTCGTCCTGCGATAGGTTTCCGCGCGCAGCGTAAAGTCGGTCATCGGGTCGAGCACGGCCGGCTTCTTGAAGTTGCCGGCGAGGCGGAAGTCGGGATCGGTCAGCGCGCTCTGGAACAGCCGCGAGATCGACGCCGTGAATTCGAGCTGCTCCGCGCCGCCGAAGAGATTGCGGTTGCGCCAGTAGACCTCGACGCCGGCGCCTTCGGTGTTGGAGTAGCTGACCGTGCCGCCGATGACGTGCTTCTTGCGCTCGGCGACGACGATGCTGATCGGGATCGTGCCGTCCGGATCGAGCGCCTCGCCGGGCGTGACGCGCACGCTTTCGAACGCGCCGAGATCGCGGAGGCGAGTCTCCGCGCGCCGCGTCACCGTCGACGAATAGGCGCCATCGCCAATGCCGGCGCGCCGCAGCACCAGGTCGGCGTTGACGTCCTGGGTACCGGTTACCGTGACGCGTCCGAAATTCGCCACCGGCCCCGGCTCGACATGCAGGCCGACATCCAGCGTATTGGTGCGATGGTCGGCGACCGTATCGCGCGTCCCGACGGCCACCAGCGGATGGCCGCTCTTGCGCCAGCCGTCGGCGATGGTCGCTTCCGCCTTGACGATGATGTCCGACTTCGCCGGCTTACCGGGCGTAAGCCCGAGCTTGTCGAGCGTGACGCCCTCGGGCAGCGCCGATGTCGTGACGGTGCCGAACACGAATTCCGGCCCGGCGGAAATCTC
The sequence above is drawn from the Bauldia sp. genome and encodes:
- a CDS encoding autotransporter assembly complex family protein; protein product: MAAGTAEPSAAALSDFWPFKKNAPAEVIPDPVAYAVTLTVTGADSKLEKQLRRASALVERQKTPASGLTGLIARARQDVATLTAVLYENARYGAEISVQVDGRPLDKVGPFDTIATRPVPVTVEISAGPEFVFGTVTTSALPEGVTLDKLGLTPGKPAKSDIIVKAEATIADGWRKSGHPLVAVGTRDTVADHRTNTLDVGLHVEPGPVANFGRVTVTGTQDVNADLVLRRAGIGDGAYSSTVTRRAETRLRDLGAFESVRVTPGEALDPDGTIPISIVVAERKKHVIGGTVSYSNTEGAGVEVYWRNRNLFGGAEQLEFTASISRLFQSALTDPDFRLAGNFKKPAVLDPMTDFTLRAETYRRTTDAYRVTAAEGEVGLTHIFSDVLSGSAALELSRSQTVSTTGAEDHLLATLTGKLDWDARDNRLDPTSGFRATAMAAPAYDFLKGKAFATFSTDFAAYRPFGEGDRFVLAGRVALATLIADDIMNVPADRRLYAGGAGSIRGYAYKNVAPRDGLGNIVGGQSLLLLSGELRYRINDTFGVAAFIDAGNAYSSMVPSFDNLKVGVGAGIRYLTPVGPIRLDVAVPLNRGTGDPAVGIYVGLGQAF